The segment CTGACAGGCGGGAGAGCAGGTGGAGCAAAGTGAGGCCTCCTCTGATGGTGAAGCACAGTGGCAGAGTGAAAGCAGCTCCAGGTGAATAGCTGTGACTGAGTAGTGTTTTTAAGATGTAGTTACTGTATAACCACCCATCTAACAACACCTCTTTTCCATTGTCAGTGACTCTTCCAGTGAATATTCTGACTGGACAGCCGATGCTGGGATCAACCTTCAGCCACCAAAGCGATCAACCAGGAGACCCGTACAGCCCCAAGGTTACAGCAgctcagaggaggaagaaggcgAAGACAAAGGAAAGGAGGCCCAGAAGAGGGAAactgagaagaggaagaagccCAAAGAGAACAAACAGGTGAGTTAATATGACTTGCTGCTCCAGGACTAAAACCACTGGTTATGTACCAcgttttaaaagctgttttattgtgGCCTGATCACACAATGCAGGCGAATACAGCAGTATCTGCACTTAACCATTGTGTTGGTGACAAATTGTGTATACTCAGAAACCCACGTCCTCTCTGGCTGGACTTGATGCAGAGGAGTGGCTGCCACCATCCTGGATAATGGACACCATCCCACGCCGTTCCCCTTTTGTTCCACAAATGGGAGATGAGGTAAAGAATGTTTCTTATCTCAAACTGAAACATATAAACAGTAGTAATGTGCATAATATGTTATAATTGTGATTCTCTTGTTCTCCTTCAGCTCATATATTTCAAACAGGGCCATCAGGCCTATGTCCGGGCTGTACGCAGAGCCAAGGCCTACAGCATCAACCCTCAGAAACAACCGTGGAACAGACTCAATCTCAGGGTAAAGCacagttttgtttaaaagtCAGCATTGTGTACGGCTGCCAATTTTCATAACATTCTGTAACTGACTTCACACAAATGTCATTTCCAGTTTCCACTGCAGTTTGCCATGTGTTAAAATTGGAAGAACTCTTCCAGCCACATtgctgtgaataaaaacaacttgttGCTCTAAAAATGTGGCAAAAATATTGAATCTACATtcaatatttcctttttttgggggggggtttTCTGTTGTCCCTTTAGGACCAAGAATCTGTGAAGGTGGTTGGAATTAAGTATGAAGTTGGACCTCCCACCCTGTGCTGCTTAAAACTGGCTTTCTTGGACCCAGTCTCAGGGAAGATGACCAATGAGTCGTTCTCCTTAAAGTGAGCATTAATATTCAACACAAGATGACATATGACTGAAAACTCATGGTAATTGAAGTACATGTATTTCATATTGTATTCATTCTGCTGCCCTAAGGTACCATGACATGCCTGATGTCATAGATTTTCTGGTACTGCAGCAGTTTTACAACGAGGCTAAAGAGCACAACTGGCAGCCAGGTTAGTGAGTCTCCAGCTCTGgttattttcagtgttgtggTCTCTGTAACATCCTTTACGTTTGGTCCTTTCCCCATATTCCTCTCTCCAGGTATGAGGTTCCGCAGCATCATTGACGATGCCTGGTGGTTTGGCTCTGTGGAGGACCAAGAGCCTCTGCAGCCAGAGTATCCAGACAGCCTGTTTCAATGCTATGCAGTAAAGTACGTCTGTATCTCTGCAGTATTTGTGACTGCTGGAGGAATTCTCAATACATAACATATCAGCACTGCTTTCCACCAATACAATGTTCTTCTCTGCTGACCTGATGTCACTTTTACTTAACCCGAAATCACTGTGTTCACATtcttttgttggtttgtttgtttgtttttatcaggtGGGACAATGGTGAGCGTGAGAAGATGAGTCCCTGGGACATGGAGCCTATTCCTGAGGAAGGTTAGTACTATTGATGTGGTGATACAACATCtatttttgtgattattttatgtGTCATTATGGTTTGTTAGATTACTGACAACTATAACTTACTACATAGAACTGCACAATAATACACAGAGTATAATAAACTATGCGTATTGAGCAAtatattaaactaattaaaggatgcagcatttctgtgtaaatgaaTAACAATTTGTCTGTAAAAAGTAGTACACAGAGCTCAGAGGATTAAAAACAACCTTGGTATAACATATCGCTAAAGCAAGAAATGATAAAGAATGGCAATGTACCAGACAGAAGGgcttattattttttgcatttagAGACTTCATTATGCTCCTAACGGCCACTTACTGTACGTTCTTGAACAGTTAACAGTTGGAAGTCTTCAGGCTGTGCCCTAGGATTTGAAACCACCTGCTGCTACTTTTGAAGTGACTTTGTTTCCCATTTCACATCATTATAcaagaaaatagaaatatatgttTTGAAATGTTCTTTGTTCACTTTTACTCAGCACAGATttattcttactttttttttttatttaaatagaagAATGGTGCGAAAATGTCACTTAAATGCGGATGATTATGTGCTTTTGTTGAGTATTGCTGGAGAATAAACACAGGTTGTTCTAGCTACCCTGAAAAGTATTTTATCGCATTGCGTGGCTCATTATGATGTTATTCATAGTTCTTTATTCAATCAACTAAATACTACATTATTTTCTGGCTCCATCAGCTGCGTTGCCAGAACATGTCGGTGACGGCGTGGAGGTGGCTGAGGAAGAACTAAAAGCTCTGCTTTACGAGCCTCAGGAAGGAGAATGGGGGGCTCACACACGAGATGAAGAGTGTGAGAGAGTCATTCATGGCATCGATCAGCTGCTTACACTGGGTATGTCACCTGAAAGGAAGGAAACTGTTTGCTCGTGACGGTTTGCCGTGTTTGatcttatttgtgtttgtccACAGATGTAGCCAAGGCATTCGCGTCACCAGTAAACCTGCGGGACTACCCTCTGTACTGCACTGCGGTGGCTTACCCCACTGACCTCAGCACAATCCGCAAACGGCTGGAGAACCGTTTCTACAGGTGGAACAGCACACACCACTTCCCTCAGACacattttccttcttctccATTAATTCGGCATGCCAATGCACGTGTTGACATATGAGCCTAAGTGTTGAattctttctctgctgcaggCGGATCTCCGCTTTAATGTGGGAGGTGCGCTACATCGAACACAATGCCCGCACTTTCAACGAACCTCAGAGCCCCATTGTAGCATCTGCCAAGGTGGTGACTGATGTTCTTCTGCACTACATCGGGTAAGACTTCACCCAGTCACTCATGTTATATTCACCTCATTGACACTGTGTACACTGGAAATGACTATGTTGCCACAGTTATGGATCCTCTTACACGCGTTTGATTCCTTggccctctttcttttttagggACCAGAGCTGCACAGACATCTTGGATCTGTATCGCAAACTGAAGTCTGAGATCAgcagtgaagaagaagctgatgtgAGAGAGTTGGAATTTTAAAGTGGCTGTGTTTTCTTGAGATAATACGTTGTTTTAGCTGTAACTGTTTGTATTGGTTCCTCTGCAGGTGGAGTTAGACATAGACTCCGACACTCCAGGAACCTCTACAGGACATCGGGTAAGAAGGAGCCCAACACTCTGTCATTGTCAATCAAACGCCTCAAATCGTCGGCTAGTTAATAcaattttctctctgtcagggagCAAATTCTAAGCGTGGTGTGGTTTTCGATGTGAAAGCATGGCGAGGTCAATGCAAAGAGCTTCTGCGTCAAATGATTACTTCCCCGGATTCAGAACCTTTCAGACAGCCTGTGGATCTCTTCGAGTATCCGGTAAAGCAGCCTGGAACAACTTGttaaactaaataactaaataaaactcCTCAGGCcagaaaatactttaaaattcTAGCAGTAGCCAAATTAATATCAATCTTCTTGTACATAAACATTTCTACTCCCTTATGTTTTTGCCTAGGACTATCGAGACATCATCGACACGCCCATGGATCTGGGTACGGTGTCAGAAACGCTTGTGGCAGGGAACTATGAAAATCCGATGGAGTTTGCAAAAGATATCCGTCTTATTTTCAGCAACTCCAAAGCATACACACCTAACAAGAAATCACAGGTGAAGTACTGCTCCTAAGATTTATGAAGCATTTTTTAGTGTTCCCTAAGTAAAGTCTGACAAATATTAATAGCTTAGTTGTATtattattgctttgtttttttttatgtctagATTTACAGCATGACCCTCAGCTTATCAGCCTtctttgaaaaacacatcatctcCATCATCTCCGACTACAAGTCTGCCATTCAGAATGAACGGCGGACTCGCCAGAGACTCACTTACAGGGACAGATTGCACAACGGAGGCAGCTCCCCACCTATTAGTCCACCCCCAAGGTACTCAGCCTCATTCACAAAGCTGCCACTCagcacacattttattaaatgatctttttcatttcagtgtacACAGGGCGTCTGTAGTTCTAATGTGCTGCTGTAAAAATACTAGATCCTCTATTTCTCTTTTGATTTTAGCTCAGAAATTTGTCCTAGTTCTGGTCTAAAAGGGTAATTCAAGTCTTTAAATGCTTAATGAGAACATTGCAGATTGctttgtatgtttattttataattggTGATGTGTATtattctgaaatgttttctttgtttccttctgCACAGCCCTAAAGGGAAGCACAAGTCAGGGAAGGTGTCAAAGCCAAAAAGATCCCAGACCTCAACAAGGAACAGTTCACAAAGATCATATCAGGGTACGACTGCactatttgctgtgtttttagaTCCTTGTGTTGTGAACTGGTGCCGCTGTGTTGGTGGCAGCGTAGCTAATTCATTACTTCCCCACCATTGTCttcatttataataaaatgctTCATTAAAGGTTATACAGCACCACATATTAAAGGTCATTGTCAAACAGCTGTAAACATGAACACTACTTCTGTTACTGCCAAGGTTTGCTATGACCCTCGCAGGATGATGCCTCATGAATAATTTTGTAATCATGATTAGTAATTAGCCCTGCGTTGTTACTTTAGCTCAGCAAAGCAGCAGTGTAGCAGAAGAAGAGGACATGCAGCCTTCTTCCCCAAGTTCAGGGACGAGCAGCGAGAGCAGAAACCAAGGATCCTTCCGGATGACCCGCAGTCAAACTACTCCAGTGAAGAAATCAGGTATCAAAATCTGTTCTTCTAGTGCTTAGACGCCAACAGTTATGATGCAGAAATCACCCACTGTCTTCTTGTGTCGTATCAGGGCACCAGCATGACTTGCATCTAAGCAACAGCTCCAGGCAGCACCCCAGACGAGAAGCCTTGCAATCAGATGACGACGAGGAAGGATCGGGATCCAACAGCTCCTCGTCAGAGTCATCGTCCACCTcgtcatcttcctcttcttcctcatcgtCTGACAGCTCAGACTCTGATGTGGAGAAGTACGTGGAAGGGGGAGATCATGACTACAGCAAAGCCCCCTGCCTGTCAGTACGCCTCTCAACTAAGGGTAAGGTGGCAGCCTCAGGGAAAAGGAGACACAAAGGAGGAGAGGACATGGCACAGAGACCTAAAAGAGCACGAGTGCAGCTACCAGTagaggtggaggaagatgaagacgatgatgaagatgaagatgatgatgaagatgaggaggaagaagaagaggaggaggaggaggaggaggagcagcagcaacagccgGATGTAAGACATGAACAGGATGATGGAGAcgaggaagatgaggaggaggagccagaggaggaggagcccgaggaggaggaggaggaggaggaggagcaggaggagcaggaggaggatgacGAGGACAACTCTGATGAGGTTCAGAGTGGCTTTGCAGCTGCGAcaacggcagcagcagcagccagcagtcCAAGAGGCCGGTCGCGGCGTGTCAACACACGTAACCAGGGCCGTAGGACAGTTCTGTACAGGGACGACTCAGAGGATGATGGCCATGGGTCTAAGGAAGACCCCCTCAACCTAGGCATGTCCCGCTCGGGACGGGTACGCCGTATGACTGAGAAAGCCCGTGTCAGCCACCTCATGGGTTGGAGTCACTGACACGTCGCCCTTATTGAAACCtcaataaaaactgttaaacatGAGTActtcagggattttttttttctttctttttgtacaaatgtgtgtatataaaatatatatgattttctttttatcagagACTGCTTGTGACTCTCACACTGACAGCTGGTGCTCATTACATGTTGCCAAGGAGTTTTCATCCCTGGTCGACAGCTACTGTTCAACATGGACGCTCTCCAGCTGGACTAACTCACCTCGGCCTTAATGTTCACTGGAGGAGCCTTTAGGATTCTGCACTGCTCTTCTATTCCTCGTCCAGTGTGTATCATATCCAGTACTAAAACACTATCTGCTCCTCTTAGTCCTTCCCACAACTTTTCTTACTCCTGGTCACCAAAGAAGGATGCGAAAATGCCAAAAAAGTGGTGCTCATACTTttttcgtctttttttttttattttttaattcattttcttttcaacgAGCAATCACATAAATATCTCATGCTGGTGGTCCCTCAGGACCAGCATGAGACAAGCGCAGGATCACTCAAGCGCTCTGACGTCAGCTTTTTGGTACTTGGTCTTTAGTCAAAACCACAAGCCTTAGTTGTCAGAGCTCACATACAATTGAGATATTGTTCTGTCTGTGGCTGGAGGCAAGAGCTGTGTAGTTTGGGGAACAGCAATACTGGGGATTCAGAGTGAATTTGGTCACTAGAATACAGTATCATATTCCTCTTGATGTCCTTGGCCtgtgaatgttaaatgtttttcctgcttccttctgctggtgttttttttttttttttttttttttttttattatgagtttttttgtttgtttttgggggTAAAAAAGCCACTGTgtcctgtttgtatttgtacCGTTGTAGGATCAGACCCACATCCATTCATAGTCGCATCTCAGCTCAGCATGtgcaaaagcaaaaaggaaCTCTGGCCAGCTCACTTccatacaaatatttatttttccattgtGTTATATGTGGGTTACTTTAAACtattatattaaacattattagTAATGAGGATAAGGAAGTATTTGCACATTTATCTACTCCACATGGCAGCTgagtaataaatatattagaGAAATGAGATTTAAAACCTCGTGatttatgtgtaaaaatgttttgaactGTGGCAGCACACACTTGATTCagtctttttaaatttaagtttatttttttaagtttggcattgttaattgtgttttcctttttggcCTAAAGCAAAAGTAGCAACCATGGATCCACCCTTAGTTAATGTGTCGtaccttctgtttttttctttaactctcCCCTTTTTTCTAACCATTTGTGGACTTATGGGTTTCTAGCTTTGGGTAgatcaaccacacacacacacacacacacacacacacacacacacaataggtTTTCTGTGATATTATATAATAAGGTGTTTTAAACTGTGTCAGaatcactttttaatttttatgtcTAGTTTTAGAATTGTGATTCCTGACTGACCAGTACAGGTTtctaaaatctgaaaaatcaAAATGGATGCATCCTGTTCTGTTGCACAAATAAGGTTTACTTTGATGCCTGTGCTGTTGTTGGTTGGTAAATCATTTGAGAAAGCGTCCAATCAGGAGATACCAGAAAAGATGACTCATGTATTCTCATTTCAACACTGGGTGCTCTGATTGAAACACACCTCCTCATCACTCTGCCTCTGTGTGGTCACAGGGACCTCTGAGGTTATTCCTCTcttttgggggtggggggctggAGAGTTggttttgtgtgaatgtgtgggagataaaacacaaatcagcatCTGGAGTCCCCCTGAGTGGCAGCATTAACTGGGGTCTTGAAATCATTCTGGTTGAGTGTGAGAAGACTATGATTCATATTTTCAATTTCTTATTTTCATATAGTAGATGGCTTGAAGCATCAGAAATAGTgacaaatacaacaataacattCTACTGTAGGTGGAATAAGTTTATGTGACTGTCTTTTATACACAATGTTTTGattggatgtgtttttttcttaataaaacaatgaatttcTCTTAAAATTAATGTGTGGAttgatgtttacattttattttaggtgGTTTTCCATGtctgacc is part of the Anabas testudineus chromosome 14, fAnaTes1.2, whole genome shotgun sequence genome and harbors:
- the brwd3 gene encoding bromodomain and WD repeat-containing protein 3, giving the protein MARDQCSQTEAELYYLIARFLQSGPCKKAAQILIEELEEYELVPQRWSWDGKKYKRTFQDWVILNQHIPADYLLRVCQRIGPLIEKEIPPSVPGVQTLLGLGRQSLLRTNKSCIQVYNGSAVAALHRGRPPEPPFSSGNVPNVVSIVGARQATGTARFDQALPSSSYQHMKIHKRILGHLSSVYCVAFDRTGRRIFTGSDDCLVKIWATDDGRLLATLRGHSAEICDMAVNHENTLIASASCDKIIRVWCLRTCAPITVLQAHAASITSIQFCPAVKGTTRYLASTGADGMVCFWKWHSLSMKFNDQPVKFVERSRPGVQVSTSSFSSGGMFMATGGTDHMIRVYYLGAETPMKVSEMDAHTDKIVVVQFSNNSDSLRFVSGSRDGTARIWHYQQQEWKSISLDMAARLPGSTVASGEDKTKLVVTMVAWDRADRTAITAVSNYLLKVWSTATGQLLHILSGHDDEVFVLEAHPFDSRIMLSAGHDGNIYIWDLTKGAKIRNFFNMIEGQGHGAIFDCKFSADGQHFACTDSHGHLLIFGFGCSRPYEKIPDQMFFHTDYRPLIRDSNNYVLDEQTQQAPHLMPPPFLVDVDGNPHPPHYQRLVPGRENCKEDQLIPQLGYMANSDGELVEQVLGQQTGENGESLLDNLIRQLQNEQDERQNADRQAEEVEAGDAAEVLAPSPAVESRRSGQVDGVWQMQHNALRSQVATERDLLAWSRRVLVNEVPQGIFRVSEECRQAKGDMECSLYNAERRKKPVTCVPKSDPLTSRLRSLRPTKKKQQRHAYQTRSAQVRRPGSRSRNLSNRRNSDSQIDSDSDGDAGEQVEQSEASSDGEAQWQSESSSSDSSSEYSDWTADAGINLQPPKRSTRRPVQPQGYSSSEEEEGEDKGKEAQKRETEKRKKPKENKQKPTSSLAGLDAEEWLPPSWIMDTIPRRSPFVPQMGDELIYFKQGHQAYVRAVRRAKAYSINPQKQPWNRLNLRDQESVKVVGIKYEVGPPTLCCLKLAFLDPVSGKMTNESFSLKYHDMPDVIDFLVLQQFYNEAKEHNWQPGMRFRSIIDDAWWFGSVEDQEPLQPEYPDSLFQCYAVKWDNGEREKMSPWDMEPIPEEAALPEHVGDGVEVAEEELKALLYEPQEGEWGAHTRDEECERVIHGIDQLLTLDVAKAFASPVNLRDYPLYCTAVAYPTDLSTIRKRLENRFYRRISALMWEVRYIEHNARTFNEPQSPIVASAKVVTDVLLHYIGDQSCTDILDLYRKLKSEISSEEEADVELDIDSDTPGTSTGHRGANSKRGVVFDVKAWRGQCKELLRQMITSPDSEPFRQPVDLFEYPDYRDIIDTPMDLGTVSETLVAGNYENPMEFAKDIRLIFSNSKAYTPNKKSQIYSMTLSLSAFFEKHIISIISDYKSAIQNERRTRQRLTYRDRLHNGGSSPPISPPPSPKGKHKSGKVSKPKRSQTSTRNSSQRSYQAQQSSSVAEEEDMQPSSPSSGTSSESRNQGSFRMTRSQTTPVKKSGHQHDLHLSNSSRQHPRREALQSDDDEEGSGSNSSSSESSSTSSSSSSSSSSDSSDSDVEKYVEGGDHDYSKAPCLSVRLSTKGKVAASGKRRHKGGEDMAQRPKRARVQLPVEVEEDEDDDEDEDDDEDEEEEEEEEEEEEEQQQQPDVRHEQDDGDEEDEEEEPEEEEPEEEEEEEEEQEEQEEDDEDNSDEVQSGFAAATTAAAAASSPRGRSRRVNTRNQGRRTVLYRDDSEDDGHGSKEDPLNLGMSRSGRVRRMTEKARVSHLMGWSH